The following coding sequences are from one Mycoplasma tullyi window:
- a CDS encoding TIGR00282 family metallophosphoesterase, producing the protein MNILFLGDIFGNNGRKIIKKHLKNLIKEHNVDLVIANAENCTHGKGLIQEHYDELMSSGIDFFTMGNHTWAKKEGFDILKNQKNIVRPLNLPDTFQYANLGVGTNVIKVKNKTIRITNLLGEGVKLNFKVNNPFYCLEDLVEMSNEDLHIVDFHAETTSEKNALAIYFDGQVSAILGTHTHVPTADLRVTPKGMVYVTDVGMCGPGFGSIIGAKAQNVLTKFLHPTARFKLEVSKLGAQLNAVLMEFDDQTNKAVNAKRIQFFEDDVIDYLKEDFTVPQNFERN; encoded by the coding sequence ATGAATATTCTTTTTCTAGGAGATATCTTTGGAAATAATGGTCGAAAGATCATTAAAAAACATTTAAAAAACTTAATTAAAGAACATAACGTTGATCTTGTTATAGCTAACGCAGAAAACTGCACTCATGGTAAAGGATTAATTCAAGAACATTATGATGAATTAATGAGTTCTGGAATTGATTTCTTTACAATGGGAAATCACACTTGAGCTAAAAAAGAAGGATTTGATATCTTAAAAAATCAAAAGAATATTGTTCGACCATTAAATTTACCTGATACTTTTCAATACGCTAATTTAGGTGTTGGTACAAACGTTATTAAAGTTAAAAATAAAACAATTAGAATTACTAATTTATTAGGTGAAGGGGTAAAACTGAATTTTAAAGTTAATAATCCATTTTATTGTTTAGAAGATTTAGTTGAAATGAGTAATGAAGATTTACATATCGTTGATTTTCATGCTGAAACAACTAGTGAAAAGAATGCGTTAGCAATTTATTTTGATGGACAAGTGTCAGCGATCCTAGGAACCCACACCCATGTACCAACAGCTGATTTAAGAGTAACTCCTAAAGGAATGGTATATGTTACTGATGTTGGAATGTGTGGGCCTGGGTTTGGAAGTATTATTGGTGCTAAAGCACAGAATGTCTTAACTAAATTTTTACATCCAACTGCTCGTTTTAAATTAGAAGTGTCTAAACTTGGTGCGCAATTAAATGCTGTATTAATGGAATTCGATGATCAAACAAATAAAGCAGTTAATGCTAAACGAATTCAATTCTTTGAAGATGATGTAATTGATTATCTAAAAGAAGATTTTACAGTTCCTCAAAATTTTGAAAGAAATTAA
- a CDS encoding 5-formyltetrahydrofolate cyclo-ligase translates to MQSKQIVRKQLIELAKQFTNTKNKQIVDQQLTELVYQFIKNKDYQKIGLFSSLSYEFDTSELINLLLKDNYQIYLPRVDGNEMNFYQIKDLDFSHDIKYQIKQPLDDPQLLNNNLDLFLVPLVGYNSNHLRLGHGKGYYDRFFNNLKYSNCKISVAYDFMLNNQFETQDHDVKIDKIFCVSNY, encoded by the coding sequence ATGCAAAGTAAGCAGATTGTAAGAAAACAGTTAATTGAATTAGCTAAGCAATTTACTAATACAAAAAACAAACAAATTGTAGATCAGCAATTAACGGAATTAGTTTATCAATTCATTAAGAATAAAGATTATCAAAAGATTGGACTATTTAGTAGTTTATCTTATGAATTTGATACATCAGAATTGATTAATCTTCTTTTGAAGGATAATTATCAAATTTATTTACCTAGAGTAGATGGAAATGAGATGAACTTTTATCAGATCAAAGATCTAGATTTTTCTCATGATATTAAATATCAAATTAAACAACCACTTGATGATCCACAACTACTAAACAACAATCTAGATTTATTTTTAGTTCCACTTGTTGGATATAATTCTAATCATCTCAGATTAGGTCATGGCAAAGGTTATTACGATAGATTTTTTAATAATTTAAAATATAGCAATTGCAAGATATCTGTAGCATACGATTTTATGCTAAATAATCAATTTGAAACTCAGGATCATGATGTAAAAATTGATAAGATATTTTGTGTTTCTAATTATTAA
- a CDS encoding ATP-dependent helicase produces MQEYLKSLNKQQYDVVTSDLIPMFVVAGAGTGKTKVLTSRIAYLIEHFNIPEYKILAITFTNKAAKEMQQRLEKLLNKEKTQVSFRTFHGFCAQVLREEVDNVDCLNDRFNILDEVDQAKLFEDLLKSQKYVYYYSQYADFKKNKVMSIINDAKTYNLDVSEFLASDFNKLGEDHIITPNLVQPLINFYHDYQKALKELNAIDFNDLLNIAYNLFLSDPIVLKKWQKRFEAILVDEFQDANEIQYKIVKLLRQENNNFLFVGDPDQSIYGWRGANSEIGDSIRFDFNDLVVKYLTQNYRSKQSILNLANEAIKMNNSRYFKSLLSYDLTDLGPKPIWINFGNMEYQNRFVMEKIKEMVESKQYTYGDFAILYRTNFSSVSLERLIKENRIPYEIYGGYKFFLRKEIKDLIGYLKLVDTNDNIAFDRIINTPRRMIGDTSVEIIKDLANKKGITEYEALDYLDESDLKANVKKSAQNFKKMIDYLRDNQTNWSVSQSLNEIIKRTNYLDSLNEPTKHDSVNEFIDFLNKYEKEYEDDFGTKLTINDFIQNLALEGDLDTNQQTHNKNALKLMTIHSAKGLEFKNVFIINMNENILPSSRSIAATNNKAKLAEERRIVYVAYTRAKDNLWLCSNQDYDARSREPYQPSRFLYELSDLVVDKQDNSKNYFDKHNFLTDDDGWYNSKKSSSKLDAWNSTNEVEHDYFVGEIIYHQLYGEGIVREIDSSTIKVTFKDKKAGTKDLIKNHKLITYAK; encoded by the coding sequence ATGCAAGAATATCTAAAGTCTTTAAATAAACAACAATACGATGTTGTAACAAGTGATTTAATACCAATGTTTGTCGTTGCTGGTGCAGGAACTGGCAAAACGAAAGTTTTGACATCGCGAATAGCTTACTTAATTGAACACTTCAACATTCCAGAATATAAAATTTTAGCTATTACTTTTACCAACAAAGCTGCTAAAGAAATGCAACAACGTCTTGAGAAATTACTTAATAAAGAAAAAACTCAAGTAAGCTTTAGAACGTTCCACGGATTTTGTGCACAGGTTTTAAGAGAAGAAGTTGATAATGTTGATTGTTTAAATGATCGTTTCAACATCTTAGATGAAGTTGATCAAGCTAAGCTATTTGAAGATTTATTAAAGTCGCAAAAATACGTATATTACTATTCTCAATATGCTGACTTTAAAAAGAATAAAGTGATGAGCATTATTAATGATGCTAAAACTTATAACTTAGATGTTTCTGAATTTTTAGCCTCTGATTTTAATAAATTAGGTGAAGATCATATTATTACACCTAATCTAGTTCAACCATTAATTAACTTCTATCATGATTATCAAAAGGCATTAAAAGAACTAAATGCTATTGATTTCAATGATCTGTTGAATATTGCTTATAATTTGTTTTTAAGCGATCCTATCGTTTTAAAGAAATGACAAAAACGCTTTGAAGCAATTTTAGTAGATGAATTTCAAGATGCTAATGAAATTCAATATAAGATTGTTAAATTATTAAGACAAGAAAATAACAATTTCTTATTTGTAGGAGATCCTGATCAATCTATTTATGGTTGAAGAGGTGCTAATAGTGAAATCGGAGACTCAATTAGATTTGATTTTAATGATCTAGTTGTTAAGTATTTAACGCAAAATTACCGGTCAAAACAGAGTATTTTAAATCTTGCCAATGAAGCGATTAAGATGAATAACAGTCGTTATTTTAAATCGTTGTTGTCATATGATTTAACTGATTTAGGACCTAAGCCAATATGAATTAATTTTGGTAATATGGAATATCAAAATAGATTTGTTATGGAAAAGATCAAAGAAATGGTTGAGTCTAAACAATATACTTATGGTGATTTTGCAATCTTATACCGAACAAACTTTAGTTCTGTATCACTAGAACGATTAATTAAAGAAAACCGGATTCCATATGAGATTTATGGCGGATATAAATTCTTTTTAAGAAAAGAAATCAAAGACTTAATTGGTTATCTTAAATTAGTTGATACTAATGACAATATCGCTTTTGATCGAATCATCAATACACCTAGAAGAATGATTGGTGATACTAGTGTTGAAATAATCAAAGATCTAGCTAATAAAAAAGGTATCACTGAATACGAAGCACTAGATTATTTAGATGAATCAGATCTTAAAGCAAATGTTAAAAAAAGTGCGCAAAACTTTAAGAAAATGATTGATTACTTACGAGATAATCAAACTAATTGATCTGTATCTCAATCACTAAATGAAATCATTAAACGAACTAACTATTTGGATTCTCTTAATGAACCAACCAAACACGATAGTGTTAATGAATTTATCGATTTCTTAAACAAGTATGAAAAAGAATACGAAGACGATTTTGGTACTAAACTAACAATTAATGACTTTATCCAAAACCTTGCATTAGAAGGTGATTTAGATACTAATCAACAAACCCATAATAAGAATGCATTAAAACTAATGACAATTCATAGTGCTAAAGGATTAGAATTCAAGAATGTTTTCATCATTAATATGAATGAAAACATCTTACCTAGTAGTCGTTCAATAGCAGCAACTAACAATAAAGCTAAACTAGCAGAAGAAAGAAGAATTGTCTATGTTGCTTATACAAGAGCAAAAGATAATCTTTGATTATGTTCTAACCAGGATTATGATGCACGATCTAGAGAACCTTACCAACCTTCTAGATTCTTGTATGAATTAAGTGATTTAGTAGTTGATAAGCAAGATAATTCTAAGAACTATTTTGATAAACATAATTTTTTAACAGATGATGATGGTTGATACAATTCTAAGAAATCATCATCTAAATTAGATGCTTGAAATTCAACTAATGAAGTTGAACATGATTATTTCGTTGGGGAAATTATTTATCACCAGCTTTATGGTGAAGGAATTGTTAGAGAAATCGATTCTTCAACAATTAAAGTTACTTTTAAAGATAAAAAAGCTGGAACAAAAGATCTAATTAAAAACCACAAACTAATTACATATGCAAAGTAA
- a CDS encoding RDD family protein translates to MYVIFHNEISNTKVKYQVASATKRIFAGLFDLVFISLISVGFNYLINFLFQKYWMNYSIALYILLVGVISFLFYGGYFILVPWLTKGKTLFRLAFKLQLVERTTLNKYLKHLFIHNSLIYLFFVSILIIMGLSLFAFNDSEQREIVSLFTKNDILKEPTKYIIFISFYRGIYSIYAIILFVIFIFVAVNSKRLALHDRMANLVMIDLTTKTDVNQQTEDKTISNKIDINLPGNMDLTDL, encoded by the coding sequence ATGTACGTTATTTTTCATAACGAAATCTCAAATACAAAAGTAAAATATCAGGTGGCTTCAGCGACTAAAAGAATTTTCGCTGGTCTTTTTGATCTAGTTTTTATTAGTTTAATCAGTGTAGGTTTTAACTATCTGATTAATTTCTTATTTCAGAAGTATTGAATGAACTATTCGATTGCTTTGTACATCTTGTTAGTTGGGGTAATCAGTTTTTTATTTTATGGTGGTTATTTTATTTTAGTACCCTGATTAACAAAAGGTAAAACTTTATTCCGTTTAGCTTTTAAGTTGCAATTAGTAGAACGAACAACATTAAACAAGTATTTGAAACACCTGTTTATTCATAATTCATTAATATATTTATTTTTTGTTTCAATCTTAATAATAATGGGGTTATCACTATTTGCTTTCAACGATAGTGAGCAAAGAGAGATCGTTAGTTTGTTTACTAAAAATGATATATTAAAAGAACCTACCAAATATATCATTTTTATTAGTTTTTACCGTGGAATTTATTCAATTTATGCGATCATATTGTTTGTTATTTTCATCTTTGTAGCGGTTAATTCTAAAAGATTAGCATTACACGATAGGATGGCTAACTTAGTTATGATCGACTTAACAACCAAAACAGATGTTAATCAACAAACAGAAGATAAAACTATATCTAATAAGATTGATATCAATTTACCAGGGAACATGGATCTTACCGACCTATAA
- a CDS encoding glycosyltransferase family 2 protein produces MSNLSIIYYLSQEVMNLKSSLNSLFNINNLKDHELIFINDDANENVIKIWQEELGKQSGLNYQIVNVSQSLGMSEAYNLGARIANGEFTLFTNQLIVFKPNFLDDLSDAIEGLDEDVDLINFMIDEPAFYDQKKELSSNKDKKLLIYDQFSIDLISKHSLNFYDKVFRTKMLVDNKIKFNVTHYQPGIFILKVYGKAKKAAVLKKILTKRRKEISLNNNIYDVLFQINQVNQLKKYNEWDASYDEKLEFCAIVMAFYHFISLMINSNFSDREKQNAIKIAKELVFRLYPKYEKNKFFQLIDNPNWKNYFIKFKPRLSWIQAKFNADK; encoded by the coding sequence ATGTCTAACTTATCAATTATCTACTATCTGAGTCAAGAAGTGATGAATCTAAAGAGTTCTTTAAACTCTTTATTTAACATCAACAATCTTAAGGATCATGAATTAATTTTTATTAATGATGATGCTAATGAGAATGTGATTAAGATTTGACAAGAAGAATTAGGTAAGCAGAGTGGTTTGAACTACCAGATTGTTAATGTTTCTCAATCTTTAGGAATGAGTGAAGCGTACAATCTGGGAGCAAGAATTGCTAATGGTGAGTTCACATTATTTACAAATCAACTAATTGTTTTTAAACCAAACTTTTTAGATGATTTAAGTGATGCTATTGAAGGTTTAGATGAAGATGTTGATCTAATCAACTTCATGATCGATGAACCAGCTTTCTATGATCAAAAGAAAGAATTAAGTAGCAATAAAGATAAGAAGTTATTGATCTATGATCAATTTAGCATTGATCTAATTTCTAAGCATTCATTAAACTTTTATGACAAGGTTTTTAGAACAAAAATGCTTGTTGATAATAAGATCAAATTTAATGTAACGCATTACCAACCAGGGATCTTTATCTTAAAAGTGTATGGTAAAGCTAAAAAAGCTGCGGTGTTAAAAAAGATCTTAACTAAGAGAAGAAAAGAAATTAGCTTGAACAATAACATTTATGATGTGTTGTTCCAAATCAATCAAGTTAATCAACTTAAAAAGTATAACGAATGGGATGCTAGTTATGATGAGAAGTTAGAATTCTGTGCAATCGTTATGGCGTTCTATCATTTCATTTCGTTGATGATTAATTCGAACTTTTCTGATAGAGAAAAACAAAACGCAATTAAGATTGCAAAAGAATTAGTGTTTCGTTTATACCCTAAATATGAAAAAAACAAGTTCTTTCAATTGATCGATAATCCAAACTGAAAGAATTACTTTATTAAGTTCAAACCTAGATTATCTTGAATTCAAGCAAAATTTAATGCTGATAAATAA
- a CDS encoding MPN337 family protein codes for MELINNKSKNSCNLDIKNIVNFNIQKITKSFFDSNLFNSSSQNISKKHYKTLKANNEEFFDVESLLNEESIGDIINFSFKKINSIIGATNLNHFDVIRHDEYGEAVYVNISNINSDFEIQAKKSQDLRFVFEVYVKDYSYLKQYCDKIQINILFDEINRIISGNFVFFKQAVEVDLEQLIKHVYRNFFVKNFIKEHFANNSLKNQVRLFEDLTINKEDGSIYLSSKFKSQFISTLDHVDEFNNLQIDREEFFYAVNILNFIILMIYEDLKAFFQSNKPVSFLDFIQRKTNLSNVRSNAHAELDFLNLFNYVNSKYFFNHELDLHQEDVDNLEDALDLINEFYDLYQFEQRSLSDQILNFEISLSDQKLSDNNKIILLLMYPELFGLDSVDYVNSKYDQLVESFISFEISDTVDYQKKRDRVLCELNPNYECFINSVKDFLIMKSNFESLNLFEIYNWALIYENLYEAKYIDISNEFYKLKDSQPQIMRGLLNQLNQLKYYTAKKIYGLGHIEVVIQKLLKYNDFENTINQFIKTINRDDQMYGKSKERKYLILGIISAFLFGIMDFLTTVFSILPVTQQNVEVSIKNVPSLIVIGTGSLLATVLLIILTISYFKKRRQK; via the coding sequence ATGGAGCTAATTAATAATAAAAGCAAAAATAGCTGTAATCTTGACATCAAAAACATCGTTAATTTCAATATTCAAAAGATTACTAAAAGCTTTTTTGATTCAAATCTATTTAATAGTTCATCACAAAATATCTCCAAGAAACACTACAAAACATTAAAAGCGAATAACGAAGAATTTTTTGATGTTGAATCGCTTTTAAATGAAGAGTCAATTGGTGATATTATTAATTTTTCATTTAAGAAGATTAATAGTATCATTGGAGCTACTAATCTTAATCACTTTGATGTCATTCGCCATGATGAATATGGTGAAGCGGTTTATGTCAATATTAGTAATATTAATAGTGACTTTGAGATTCAAGCTAAGAAATCCCAAGACTTAAGATTTGTTTTTGAAGTATATGTTAAGGATTATTCTTATCTTAAACAGTACTGTGATAAGATTCAAATCAATATCTTATTTGATGAAATTAACCGGATAATTTCGGGAAATTTCGTATTTTTTAAACAAGCTGTAGAAGTTGATTTAGAACAATTAATTAAGCACGTATATCGTAACTTTTTTGTTAAGAATTTCATTAAAGAACACTTTGCCAATAATTCACTAAAAAACCAAGTGAGATTATTTGAAGACTTAACGATTAATAAAGAAGATGGATCGATTTATCTATCTTCAAAATTTAAGAGTCAATTTATCTCGACTTTAGATCATGTTGATGAATTCAACAATTTACAAATAGATCGAGAAGAATTTTTTTATGCCGTTAACATCTTAAATTTCATTATTTTAATGATCTATGAAGATCTAAAGGCATTTTTTCAATCAAATAAACCTGTTAGTTTTTTAGATTTTATTCAAAGAAAAACTAATCTAAGTAATGTTAGATCTAATGCTCATGCAGAATTAGATTTCTTAAACCTATTTAATTATGTAAATAGTAAATACTTCTTCAATCACGAATTAGATTTACATCAAGAAGATGTTGATAATTTAGAAGATGCTCTTGATTTGATTAATGAGTTTTATGATCTTTATCAATTTGAACAAAGATCATTATCTGATCAGATCCTAAATTTTGAAATCTCATTATCAGATCAAAAATTATCAGATAACAATAAGATCATCTTATTGTTAATGTATCCCGAATTATTTGGATTAGATAGTGTTGATTATGTTAATTCAAAATATGATCAACTGGTAGAATCGTTTATTAGTTTTGAAATTTCAGATACAGTAGATTATCAAAAGAAACGCGATCGGGTTTTATGTGAATTAAACCCTAACTATGAATGTTTTATTAACTCAGTTAAGGATTTCTTAATTATGAAAAGTAATTTTGAATCACTTAATTTATTTGAAATCTATAACTGGGCGTTGATATACGAAAACCTATATGAAGCTAAATATATTGATATCTCAAATGAGTTTTATAAATTAAAAGATAGTCAACCTCAAATTATGAGAGGTTTGCTAAATCAACTTAATCAGTTGAAATACTACACGGCTAAAAAAATTTATGGTTTAGGTCATATTGAAGTTGTTATTCAGAAATTATTAAAATACAACGACTTCGAAAACACGATTAATCAATTTATTAAAACGATTAACCGTGATGATCAGATGTATGGAAAATCCAAAGAGAGAAAATATTTAATCTTAGGTATTATCTCCGCATTCTTATTTGGAATTATGGATTTTTTGACAACGGTGTTTTCAATATTACCAGTTACTCAACAAAATGTCGAGGTGTCGATCAAGAATGTTCCTAGCTTAATCGTTATTGGAACAGGTTCATTGTTGGCAACTGTTTTATTAATCATTTTAACAATCTCATATTTTAAAAAACGTCGGCAAAAATAA
- a CDS encoding MPN338 family protein, with protein sequence MDFEKKILEKLNINTTYPFYIVNVNVKFFNSLQQHPNKYFVSKILPKIKSKLDQEELEQLKELDDLTRKDRIKLMLNLALKKIVSKTGSLNTDFFKVLGYDQFHEPLYISEKEISVNELIHNEYEERRYKYYIDVNENSYLYQYASRINLWFYLNEENKILSGSFSFEVVNLEENPLNEEIVFEKVYLLSLIKYFIYKQISPLSLNNIIDIIDNDDFLSNFDKKSDKEHQNNLNNNIYKKSLSYEVLKNNWDNLITDKFLAHKNYDEQKKSQIKDDLFYAIMNLTMINLALYQELKSYFNSEHPELILSILKKPTQIKSDPDQRPFNDFIELSRHLKDSYIKKDTTKIDLNKIEDIDDFVNEAKKHQAAQDYEAFNTSINFLELQVKDEEVFVSSSDYLLKHQQIYLIYSLIINPNRFGLNSNTTQIVKYNDLIKNLKNMQISDGSKKMIVEDINQSEVEINKNYLSFVNQSNDFVIIKKDNKQLLDFYIWAIIYSESRKWIHHDIEYDFNNDRVAKNSNFYRQKIEALENLKFDWYDDFYGIPAIKTIVKKIDQISSIKSSIDILVGTIKQKDALLKKDFERKTMVIAYVVAIFIGFINFFGMIFTILAVTKPEDGLNTTNIIVIAIASLLISSLIGIISFFLFKMARNNGYYKPKKSK encoded by the coding sequence ATGGATTTTGAAAAGAAAATTTTAGAAAAACTAAACATTAACACCACATATCCTTTTTACATTGTCAACGTTAATGTTAAGTTTTTTAACAGTTTACAACAACACCCAAATAAATACTTTGTTAGCAAAATCCTACCTAAAATTAAATCCAAACTTGACCAAGAAGAGTTAGAACAACTTAAAGAATTAGATGATCTAACAAGAAAGGATCGAATTAAGTTGATGCTTAATTTAGCACTTAAAAAGATCGTTTCTAAAACCGGTTCATTGAACACTGATTTCTTTAAGGTGTTAGGCTACGACCAATTTCATGAACCACTTTATATTTCTGAAAAAGAGATTAGCGTGAATGAATTAATTCATAACGAATATGAAGAGCGTAGATATAAATACTATATCGACGTAAATGAAAATAGCTATCTTTATCAATACGCTAGTAGAATCAATCTTTGATTCTATTTAAATGAAGAAAACAAGATCTTATCTGGTTCATTTAGTTTTGAAGTAGTTAATCTAGAAGAAAATCCGCTAAATGAAGAAATAGTTTTTGAAAAGGTTTATTTACTTTCATTAATTAAATATTTTATTTACAAACAGATTTCACCTTTATCATTAAACAACATCATCGACATTATTGATAACGATGATTTCTTATCAAACTTTGATAAGAAATCTGATAAAGAACATCAAAATAATCTTAATAACAACATCTATAAGAAATCATTAAGTTATGAAGTTTTAAAGAATAACTGGGATAATCTGATCACTGACAAGTTTTTAGCTCATAAGAATTATGATGAGCAAAAGAAATCTCAAATTAAAGATGATTTGTTTTATGCAATCATGAATCTAACGATGATTAATTTGGCATTGTATCAAGAATTAAAGTCTTACTTTAATTCTGAACATCCAGAATTAATTCTTAGTATTCTAAAAAAACCAACTCAGATTAAAAGCGACCCGGACCAAAGACCGTTTAATGACTTTATTGAATTATCTAGACATCTAAAAGATAGTTACATTAAAAAAGATACAACTAAGATTGATCTAAATAAGATCGAAGATATTGATGATTTCGTCAATGAAGCTAAGAAACATCAAGCAGCTCAAGACTATGAAGCGTTCAATACTTCAATTAACTTTTTAGAATTACAAGTTAAGGATGAAGAAGTATTCGTTTCATCAAGCGATTATTTACTAAAACACCAACAGATTTATTTAATATATTCTTTAATTATTAATCCTAATAGATTTGGTTTAAACTCAAATACGACTCAGATTGTTAAATATAATGATCTGATTAAAAACTTAAAGAATATGCAGATCTCAGATGGATCTAAAAAAATGATCGTTGAAGATATCAACCAATCAGAGGTTGAAATTAATAAAAACTATCTTAGTTTTGTTAACCAATCTAATGATTTCGTAATCATTAAAAAGGATAATAAACAACTTCTAGATTTTTATATTTGAGCCATCATTTATTCAGAAAGTCGTAAGTGAATTCACCATGATATCGAATATGACTTTAATAATGATCGGGTTGCAAAAAATTCTAATTTTTACCGACAAAAAATTGAAGCACTAGAAAACTTAAAGTTTGACTGATATGATGATTTCTATGGAATTCCAGCGATCAAAACAATCGTAAAAAAGATCGATCAGATCTCAAGTATTAAATCATCAATTGATATCTTAGTTGGAACAATTAAGCAAAAAGATGCTCTGCTTAAAAAAGACTTCGAACGAAAAACCATGGTTATCGCTTATGTTGTAGCTATCTTCATTGGATTTATCAACTTCTTTGGAATGATCTTTACGATCCTAGCTGTTACTAAACCTGAAGATGGATTAAACACAACCAATATCATTGTTATTGCCATTGCTTCATTATTAATTAGCTCATTGATTGGAATCATCAGCTTCTTCTTATTTAAGATGGCAAGAAACAACGGTTATTACAAACCTAAAAAGAGTAAATAA
- a CDS encoding NifU family protein, translating to MARRKQTVIGEILDLLDDLRLLIRRDGGDLSFENYEKGIVTIKLLGNCDGCALVDMTYKDGVETILKSEIPEVKSVVLIQSKEENSNLLGITKSPVFGD from the coding sequence ATGGCAAGAAGAAAACAAACCGTAATTGGTGAAATCTTAGATCTATTAGATGATCTAAGATTATTAATTAGAAGAGATGGTGGTGATCTCTCTTTTGAAAATTACGAAAAAGGAATCGTAACAATCAAACTACTTGGTAATTGTGATGGATGTGCTCTTGTTGATATGACTTATAAAGATGGAGTAGAAACGATCCTTAAATCAGAAATCCCTGAAGTAAAGTCAGTTGTTTTAATTCAAAGTAAAGAAGAAAATTCCAACCTTTTAGGAATTACCAAATCACCAGTATTTGGAGATTAA
- the plsY gene encoding glycerol-3-phosphate 1-O-acyltransferase PlsY yields the protein MNLAGYISLLVISSLLIGYLSGSIMFADVASMILKRNVRELGSKNPGTTNSFRVFPKKVAITIGFFEIIKSVVPFGIALAIYKYGIEPQLIKLDPEVINKIYYLTYLAPLAAIFGHMYPVYFKFKGGKAVATTAGFVFVVSPWWFLIIALLWWTITLITKYVSLASIACFVVFLFLPYIIWLDYLWLFSLDEITFLTYQSDWYIILFFAISNTILSTSIIWKHRTNIVRLINKQENKITKKV from the coding sequence ATGAATTTAGCAGGATATATCAGTCTCTTAGTGATCTCTAGCTTATTAATTGGATATTTATCAGGTTCAATTATGTTTGCTGATGTTGCAAGTATGATTCTTAAAAGAAACGTTCGCGAACTTGGTTCAAAAAATCCTGGAACGACCAATTCTTTTAGAGTGTTTCCAAAAAAAGTTGCGATCACCATCGGTTTTTTTGAAATCATCAAATCAGTGGTTCCGTTTGGAATCGCTTTAGCTATTTATAAATATGGTATAGAACCACAACTAATCAAGCTTGATCCTGAAGTAATTAACAAAATCTATTATTTGACTTATTTAGCGCCCTTAGCAGCAATTTTTGGTCATATGTATCCTGTTTATTTTAAGTTCAAGGGTGGTAAAGCGGTAGCAACAACTGCTGGTTTTGTTTTTGTTGTTTCACCATGGTGATTTTTAATTATTGCTTTACTTTGATGAACAATTACTTTAATTACTAAATATGTTTCATTAGCATCAATAGCTTGTTTTGTCGTCTTTTTATTTTTACCTTATATTATTTGATTAGATTACTTATGGTTATTTAGTCTAGATGAGATCACTTTTTTAACTTATCAAAGTGATTGATACATTATCCTGTTTTTTGCAATCTCCAACACTATATTAAGCACATCAATTATCTGAAAGCATCGTACAAATATCGTAAGATTAATTAATAAACAAGAAAATAAGATTACAAAGAAAGTTTAA